In the genome of Oncorhynchus keta strain PuntledgeMale-10-30-2019 unplaced genomic scaffold, Oket_V2 Un_contig_18059_pilon_pilon, whole genome shotgun sequence, one region contains:
- the LOC127919998 gene encoding coagulation factor V-like has protein sequence MNPQISQTQMNPQISQTQMNPQISQTQMNPQIGQTQMNPQIDETQMNPQISQTQMNPQISQTQMNPQISQTQMNPQIKHR, from the exons ATGAATCCTCAGATCAGTCAAACACAGATGAATCCTCAGATCAGTCAAACACAGATGAATCCTCAGATCAGTCAAACACAGATGAATCCTCAGATCGGTCAAACACAGATGAATCCTCAGATCG ATGAAACACAGATGAATCCTCAGATCAGTCAAACACAGATGAATCCTCAGATCAGTCAAACACAGATGAATCCTCAGATCAGTCAAACACAGATGAATCCTCAGATCAAACACAGATGA